One segment of Plasmodium relictum strain SGS1 genome assembly, chromosome: 3 DNA contains the following:
- a CDS encoding CGI-201 protein, short form, putative, producing MNINSKKLLVKNKNAADIQITAEQLINEALDLEEVEKKVNYNLIDEDELNEYKISKRKEFEDKIRKRRYLISTYIKYALWEIKQKDIKRARSIFERALNIDYTNKNIWLRYIEVELTNKNINSARNLLERVVLLLPLENIFWKKYAHLEEILNNFVNARNIYERWIKWNIDETSFLCYINFEERCKEINKCREIFEKLIVRIPKLECFYKFIKFEKKYKNIERARACFEKCIELLPHSFLDENFYIYFCHFEEENKEYERCRKIYIEALKRLPKNKSTLLYKNFLQFQKKYANKDELDQTLLLKERIYYEDELKKSPSDYDIWFNYIKLEESNINIINKEKSLIRIRELYERAISNIPLISNKKFWKRYIYLWINYSIFEELYAENIERARNVYKNILKILSKQNFTFKKIYILYANFEIRQLDIQKARSIYNNAIEKVKKEKIFEEYCEIELRLGNIKECRKIYAKYVETFPFNSKAWISMINFELSLDEVERARQIAEIAIHLDDMKLPELIWKNYIDMEINLQEYEKAEKLYERLLNITQHYKVYKSYAEFEYIYYNDIKKCREILENGIEFCKKNELINERCVLLNFLYEIEKDYGNDEIIEKTLKRLPKKVKKRKIIKNKDDETVEEFITYVFPDDGIQSQNMKIFQKALEWKKRMEEEKKKENEENKENKEKEGNKKENKDEENEEDKKENKENKENEEKEGK from the exons atgaatataaatagCAAGAAGCTGCTg gttaaaaataaaaatgcagCAGATATTCAAATAACAGCAGAGCAGTTAATAAATGAAGCCTTAGATTTAGAGGAAGTTGAGAAAAAggtaaattataatttaattgatgaagatgaattaaatgaatacaaaataagtaaaagaaaagaatttgaagataaaataagaaaaaggaGATATTTAATAAGTACATATATCAAATATGCTCTTTGGGAAATTAAACAAAAAGATATTAAAAGAGCAAGGTCTATTTTTGAAAGAGCTCTAAACATAGattatacaaataaaaatatatggtTAAGATATATTGAAGTAGaattaacaaataaaaatataaatagtgCTAGGAATTTATTAGAAAGAGTAGTTTTATTATTACCcttagaaaatatattttggaAAAAATATGCACATCTtgaagaaattttaaataattttgtaaatgcaagaaatatatatgaaagaTGGATTAAATGGAATATAGATGAAACCTCTTTTTTGtgttatattaattttgaaGAAAGATgcaaagaaataaataagtgTAGAGAAATCTTCGAAAAACTTATTGTTAGAATACCTAAATTAGAAtgcttttataaatttattaaatttgaaaagaaatataaaaacattgAAAGAGCTCGAGCATGCTTTGAAAAATGTATAGAATTATTACCACATTCCTTCTtagatgaaaatttttatatttatttttgtcattttgaagaagaaaataaggAATATGAAAGATGTAGAAAAATTTACATAGAAGCATTAAAAAGATTGCCAAAAAACAAAAGCActcttttatataaaaattttcttcagTTTCAGAAAAAATATGCAAATAAAGATGAATTAGATCAAACactattattaaaagaaaggaTTTATTATGaagatgaattaaaaaaatctcCAAGTGATTATGATATATggtttaattatattaaattagaagaatctaatattaatataattaataaagaaaagtcATTAATTCGAATAAGAGAATTATATGAAAGAGCAATTAGTAATATTCCATtaatatcaaataaaaaattttggaaaagatatatatatctttggATAAATTATTCTATATTTGAAGAACTGTATGCAGAGAATATAGAGAGAGCTAGAaatgtttataaaaatattttaaaaattttaagtaaacaaaattttacctttaaaaaaatttatattttatatgcaAATTTTGAAATAAGGCAATTAGATATTCAAAAAGCTAGGtctatttataataatgctatagaaaaagttaaaaaagaaaagatttTTGAAGAATATTGTGAAATAGAATTACGTTTAGGAAATATTAAAGAATgtagaaaaatatatgcaAAATATGTTGAAACATTTCCTTTTAATtcaaaa gCATGGATTTCTATGATTAATTTTGAGTTATCATTAGATGAAGTTGAGAGAGCTAGACAAATTGCAGAAATTGCTATACATTTAGATGATATGAAGTTGCCTGAATTg atatgGAAGAATTATATTGATATGGAAATAAACTTACAAGAATATGAAAAAgcagaaaaattatatgagagattattaaatataacacAACATTATAAA gTTTACAAAAGTTATGCAGAatttgaatatatttattataacgACATAAAAAAATGCAGAGAAATACTAGAAAATGGAATtgaattttgtaaaaaaaatgaactaATTAATGAAAGATgtgttttattaaattttttatatgaaattgAAAAAGATTATGGAAACGACgaaattatagaaaaaactTTAAAAAGATTAccaaaaaaagttaaaaaaagaaaaattattaagaaTAAGGATGATGAAACAGTTGAAGAGTTCATCACATATGTTTTTCCTGATGATGGAATACAATCACaa aacaTGAAAATATTCCAAAAAGCTCTAGAATGGAAAAAAAGAAtggaagaagaaaaaaaaaaagaaaatgaagaaaataaagaaaataaagaaaaagaaggaaataaaaaggaaaataaagatgaagaaaatgaagaagataaaaaagaaaataaagaaaataaagaaaatgaagaaaaagaaggaaaataa